A genomic region of Phenylobacterium parvum contains the following coding sequences:
- the ubiB gene encoding 2-polyprenylphenol 6-hydroxylase, with product MLASLGAAARLAGAGWRLARADALLPRELRPLYPPPLHQLSRLAGLLAGPAARRGRPGERLARCLEGMGPVAIKLGQLLSTRADIFGAEFAQDLARLKDRLEPFPTETALKEIAASLGRPADALFTEFGPPVAAASLAQAHPARLKDGRRVAVKVLRPGIERQVEADARVMGLAAGLAERFAPDAKRLEPRTLAASVIDSVRRELDLRLEAAGADELGAIMARDGYMSAPAVVWEGVGRRVLTLEWAKGTPLSDPASLEAEGVDRPALATALMRAFLAQALDHGVFHADLHEGNLFVSAPDRIEAVDFGIVGRLGPEQRRYLAEILWGFLQRDYERVARVHFEAGYVPARHAVGDFAQALRAVGEPIFGRTARDVSMSRVLLQLFEITGQFDMHLRPELVLLQKTMMTAEGVARSIWPDLDIWTAADPVVRRWMTRELSPAARLNRLGEQAGRVLSRLSALADPPPPPALPRRGPGSAVILAGGALVAALAALVLAASAL from the coding sequence ATGTTGGCCAGCCTGGGGGCGGCGGCAAGGCTGGCGGGGGCGGGCTGGCGCCTGGCCCGGGCCGACGCCCTGCTGCCCCGGGAGCTGAGGCCCCTTTATCCCCCGCCGCTCCACCAGCTCTCCCGGCTGGCCGGGCTGTTGGCTGGACCCGCCGCCCGGCGCGGACGCCCCGGCGAGCGCCTGGCCAGATGCCTGGAGGGCATGGGCCCGGTGGCGATCAAGCTGGGTCAGCTCTTGTCCACCCGCGCCGACATCTTCGGGGCCGAGTTCGCCCAGGACCTGGCCCGGCTGAAGGACCGGCTGGAGCCCTTTCCCACAGAGACGGCCCTGAAGGAGATCGCCGCCAGCCTGGGTCGCCCGGCCGATGCGCTCTTCACCGAGTTCGGGCCGCCCGTCGCCGCGGCCTCCCTGGCCCAGGCCCATCCGGCCCGCCTGAAGGACGGGCGCAGGGTCGCGGTCAAGGTCCTCAGGCCCGGGATCGAGCGCCAGGTCGAGGCCGACGCCCGGGTCATGGGCCTGGCTGCGGGGCTGGCCGAGCGTTTCGCCCCGGACGCCAAGCGCCTCGAGCCCCGCACCCTCGCCGCTTCGGTGATCGACTCCGTCCGCCGGGAGCTGGACCTGCGGCTGGAGGCGGCCGGCGCCGACGAGTTGGGGGCCATCATGGCCCGGGACGGCTACATGTCCGCCCCGGCGGTGGTCTGGGAAGGGGTCGGCCGCCGGGTCCTTACCCTGGAATGGGCCAAGGGGACCCCGCTTTCCGATCCGGCCAGCCTGGAGGCGGAGGGCGTCGACCGGCCGGCCCTGGCGACGGCGCTGATGCGCGCCTTCCTGGCCCAGGCCCTGGACCATGGCGTCTTTCACGCCGACCTCCACGAGGGCAACCTCTTCGTCTCGGCCCCCGACCGGATCGAGGCGGTGGACTTTGGCATTGTCGGCCGGCTGGGGCCGGAACAGAGGCGCTACCTGGCCGAGATCCTCTGGGGTTTCCTGCAACGCGACTACGAACGGGTCGCCCGCGTCCACTTCGAGGCCGGATATGTCCCCGCCCGCCACGCGGTGGGCGACTTCGCTCAGGCCCTGAGGGCGGTGGGCGAGCCGATCTTCGGGCGCACGGCCCGGGACGTCTCCATGAGCCGGGTCCTGCTCCAGCTGTTCGAGATCACCGGCCAGTTCGACATGCACCTGCGGCCAGAGCTGGTCCTCCTGCAGAAGACCATGATGACCGCCGAGGGGGTCGCACGGTCTATCTGGCCCGACCTCGACATCTGGACGGCGGCCGATCCCGTCGTGCGGCGGTGGATGACCCGCGAGCTGTCGCCCGCCGCACGCCTGAACCGGCTGGGCGAGCAGGCCGGACGCGTCCTGTCCCGCCTGTCGGCCCTGGCCGATCCGCCACCGCCGCCAGCCCTGCCGCGCCGGGGTCCCGGATCGGCCGTGATCCTGGCGGGCGGGGCCCTCGTCGCGGCCCTGGCGGCCCTGGTGCTGGCGGCCTCAGCCCTCTGA
- a CDS encoding class I SAM-dependent methyltransferase, with protein MSATFGFRDVDPREKPGLVRGVFDRVASRYDLMNDVMSAGVHRLWKDATAARLNPQPGETIIDCAGGTGDMARRFADLARRARDRRGGEDARILVVDYNAEMIAAGRARGLEPEIDWAVGDAQRLPLPDACANAYVISFGIRNVTDIPAALREARRVLKPGGRFLCLEFSRPPAPALARLYDAYSFKVIPFMGERIAGDRESYQYLVESIRRFPDQKTFQGMIEAAGFSRAGYTNFTGGVAALHHGWAA; from the coding sequence ATGAGCGCGACCTTCGGATTTCGGGATGTCGATCCCCGCGAGAAGCCGGGCCTGGTGCGCGGCGTCTTCGACCGCGTGGCGAGCCGCTATGACCTCATGAACGACGTCATGAGCGCCGGCGTCCACCGGCTCTGGAAGGATGCGACCGCGGCGCGCCTCAATCCCCAGCCCGGCGAGACCATCATCGACTGCGCCGGCGGCACCGGCGACATGGCCCGGCGCTTCGCCGACCTCGCCCGGAGGGCCCGGGACCGTCGCGGCGGCGAGGACGCCCGGATCCTGGTCGTCGACTACAACGCCGAGATGATCGCCGCGGGCCGGGCGCGGGGCCTGGAGCCCGAGATCGACTGGGCCGTGGGCGACGCCCAGAGGCTGCCCCTGCCGGACGCCTGCGCCAACGCCTATGTCATCAGCTTCGGCATCCGCAACGTCACCGACATTCCCGCCGCCTTGCGCGAGGCCCGGCGGGTCCTGAAGCCGGGCGGACGCTTCCTGTGCCTGGAGTTCTCCCGGCCCCCGGCCCCGGCCCTGGCCCGCCTCTACGACGCCTATTCCTTCAAGGTCATTCCCTTCATGGGCGAGCGGATCGCCGGGGATCGGGAGTCCTACCAGTACCTGGTGGAAAGCATCCGCCGCTTCCCCGACCAGAAGACCTTCCAGGGCATGATCGAGGCCGCCGGCTTCAGCCGGGCGGGCTACACCAACTTCACCGGCGGGGTCGCGGCCCTGCACCACGGCTGGGCGGCCTGA